From the Streptomyces sp. Tu 2975 genome, one window contains:
- a CDS encoding MFS transporter — MSGSAPALSLPGDPPGGRRAAVVWGIGVAVYFVAVIFRTSLGVAGLDAADRFDVGASALSTFSILQLLVYAGMQIPVGLMVDRLGTKKVLTIGVVLFTLGQLGFALSPSYETALASRALLGCGDAMTFISVLRLGSRWFPARRGPLIGQVAALFGMAGNLVSTLVIARMLHGVGWTATFVGSAACGVVVLILLSLFLSDHPEGHEPPPARHAGPAFVRKQIATSWREPGTRLGMWVHFTTQFPAMVFLLLWGMPFLVEAQGLSRETAGSLLTLVVLSNMLVGLVYGQVIARHHGARVPLALGTVGATAALWAATLAYPGDQAPMWLLITLCSVLGACGPASMIGFDFARPANPPERQGTASGIVNMGGFVASMTTLLAVGVLLDVTGDDYRIAFSSVFVLEALGITQILRLRARTARRERERLVASRVEAVHVPA; from the coding sequence GTGAGCGGCTCGGCCCCCGCCCTCTCCCTGCCCGGTGATCCCCCCGGCGGCCGGCGTGCCGCCGTGGTCTGGGGCATCGGTGTCGCCGTCTACTTCGTCGCCGTCATCTTCCGTACCAGCCTGGGCGTCGCCGGCCTCGACGCCGCCGACCGCTTCGACGTGGGCGCCTCCGCCCTGTCCACCTTCTCGATCCTCCAACTGCTCGTGTACGCGGGCATGCAGATACCGGTCGGCCTGATGGTGGACCGGCTGGGCACCAAGAAGGTGCTCACCATCGGCGTGGTGCTGTTCACCCTCGGCCAGTTGGGCTTCGCGCTCTCGCCCTCGTACGAGACGGCGCTCGCGTCCCGCGCGCTGCTCGGCTGCGGCGACGCGATGACCTTCATCAGCGTGCTGCGCCTCGGATCGCGCTGGTTCCCGGCCCGTCGAGGACCGCTCATCGGGCAGGTCGCCGCCCTCTTCGGAATGGCCGGCAATCTCGTCTCCACGCTTGTCATCGCCCGCATGCTGCACGGTGTCGGCTGGACCGCCACCTTCGTCGGCAGTGCCGCGTGCGGGGTGGTCGTCCTGATCCTGCTCTCGCTCTTCCTCTCCGACCACCCGGAAGGCCACGAACCCCCGCCGGCCCGGCACGCGGGACCCGCCTTCGTGCGGAAGCAGATAGCCACGTCCTGGCGTGAGCCCGGAACCCGGCTCGGTATGTGGGTCCACTTCACGACCCAGTTCCCCGCCATGGTGTTCCTGCTCCTGTGGGGGATGCCGTTCCTGGTGGAGGCGCAGGGCCTGTCCCGCGAGACCGCGGGCAGCCTGCTGACGCTGGTGGTGCTCTCCAACATGCTGGTGGGTCTGGTGTACGGCCAGGTCATCGCCCGTCACCACGGAGCACGGGTGCCACTGGCGCTCGGCACGGTCGGGGCCACCGCCGCCCTATGGGCGGCCACCCTTGCCTACCCGGGGGACCAGGCGCCCATGTGGCTGCTGATCACACTGTGCTCGGTGCTCGGCGCCTGCGGTCCCGCCTCGATGATCGGGTTCGACTTCGCGCGGCCGGCCAACCCGCCGGAGCGGCAGGGCACAGCGTCCGGGATCGTCAACATGGGCGGGTTCGTCGCCTCGATGACCACGTTGCTGGCGGTGGGCGTCCTTCTGGACGTCACCGGCGACGACTACCGCATCGCCTTCTCGTCGGTCTTCGTGCTGGAGGCTCTCGGGATCACCCAGATCCTGCGGCTGCGCGCCCGCACGGCACGACGCGAACGGGAACGGCTGGTGGCGAGCCGGGTGGAGGCGGTGCACGTTCCGGCCTGA
- a CDS encoding GntR family transcriptional regulator: protein MPAAPVKRPPAADRVYTHVKQAVLDRRYEGGTLLTEGELAEAVGVSRTPVREALLKLEVEGLIKLYPKKGALVLAVSAQEIRDVVETRLLVEEFAVRRAVPAPAVLVARLEELLAEQRRHADAGDLAAFAVSDRCFHAEIVKHAGNDILSRLYDQLRDRQLRMGVAMMQALPDRITRNHDEHAEILERIKAGDAEGAAACVRGHLGRVEDLVRGETR from the coding sequence ATGCCTGCCGCGCCCGTGAAACGACCTCCTGCCGCCGACCGTGTCTACACCCACGTCAAGCAGGCCGTCCTCGACCGGCGCTACGAGGGCGGCACCCTGCTCACCGAAGGCGAACTGGCCGAGGCCGTAGGCGTCTCCCGCACACCGGTACGGGAGGCCCTGCTCAAGCTCGAGGTCGAAGGGCTGATCAAGCTCTATCCGAAGAAGGGCGCGCTCGTCCTCGCCGTCTCCGCCCAGGAGATCAGGGACGTGGTCGAGACCCGCCTGCTGGTCGAGGAGTTCGCGGTACGCCGGGCCGTGCCCGCGCCCGCCGTGCTCGTCGCCCGCCTGGAGGAACTGCTGGCCGAACAGCGCCGTCACGCCGACGCCGGAGACCTCGCCGCCTTCGCCGTCAGCGACCGGTGCTTCCACGCCGAGATCGTCAAGCACGCGGGCAACGACATCCTCTCCAGGCTGTACGACCAGCTCCGCGACCGTCAGCTGCGCATGGGCGTCGCGATGATGCAGGCGCTGCCCGACCGCATCACCCGCAACCACGACGAGCACGCCGAGATCCTCGAAAGGATCAAGGCGGGAGACGCCGAGGGTGCCGCCGCCTGCGTGCGAGGGCACCTCGGCCGGGTCGAGGACCTGGTCCGGGGTGAGACACGGTGA
- a CDS encoding dihydrolipoamide acetyltransferase family protein — protein sequence MTQDTSLRFREFKMPDVGEGLTEAEILKWYVQPGDTVTDGQVVCEVETAKAAVELPIPYDGVVHELRFAEGTTVDVGTSIITVDVAPGSDDAAPAEAAAVPAAQTEASPVAEAVAEAEEAKPQGRQPVLVGYGVAESSTKRRPRKQVGAPEQSQAAAAVQAEMNGHGVPTAPRPLAKPPVRKLAKDLGIDLATVTPTGPDGVITREDVHAAAAPAAAAAPVTVPAAEPVTAQEPLSAPAVEAGARETRVPIKGVRKATASAMVGSAFTAPHVTEFVTIDVTRTMKLVEELKSDKDMAGLRVNPLLLIAKALLVAIKRNPEVNASWDEANQEIVQKHYVNLGIAAATPRGLIVPNIKDAHDKTLPQLASALGELVATAREGKTTPAAMQGGTVTITNVGVFGVDTGTPILNPGESAILAVGAIKLQPWVHKGKVKPRQVTTLALSFDHRLVDGELGSKVLADVAAILEQPKRLITWA from the coding sequence ATGACTCAAGACACTTCCCTTCGCTTCCGCGAGTTCAAGATGCCCGACGTGGGCGAAGGACTCACCGAGGCCGAGATCCTCAAGTGGTACGTCCAGCCGGGCGACACCGTCACCGACGGCCAGGTCGTGTGCGAGGTCGAGACGGCGAAGGCGGCCGTCGAGCTGCCGATCCCGTACGACGGCGTGGTCCACGAGCTGCGCTTCGCCGAGGGCACCACCGTCGACGTCGGCACCTCGATCATCACGGTCGATGTGGCGCCGGGGAGCGATGACGCCGCTCCGGCGGAGGCCGCCGCGGTACCGGCCGCCCAGACCGAGGCGTCGCCCGTCGCCGAGGCCGTCGCAGAGGCGGAGGAGGCGAAGCCCCAGGGCCGTCAGCCGGTTCTCGTCGGCTACGGCGTCGCCGAGTCCTCGACCAAGCGCCGGCCGCGCAAGCAGGTGGGTGCGCCCGAGCAGAGCCAGGCGGCCGCGGCCGTCCAGGCGGAGATGAACGGCCACGGCGTGCCGACGGCGCCGCGTCCGCTCGCCAAGCCCCCGGTGCGCAAGCTCGCCAAGGACCTGGGCATCGACCTGGCGACGGTCACCCCGACCGGCCCCGACGGCGTCATCACCCGGGAGGACGTCCACGCGGCCGCCGCCCCGGCCGCCGCCGCGGCACCTGTCACCGTGCCGGCCGCCGAGCCGGTCACCGCGCAGGAGCCGCTCTCCGCCCCCGCCGTCGAGGCGGGCGCGCGCGAGACCCGCGTGCCGATCAAGGGCGTGCGCAAGGCGACGGCCTCCGCGATGGTCGGCAGCGCCTTCACCGCACCGCATGTCACGGAGTTCGTCACGATCGATGTGACGCGCACGATGAAGCTGGTCGAAGAGCTCAAGTCCGACAAGGACATGGCCGGTCTGCGGGTCAACCCGCTGCTGCTGATCGCCAAGGCCCTGCTGGTCGCGATCAAGCGCAACCCGGAGGTCAACGCCTCGTGGGACGAGGCGAACCAGGAGATCGTGCAGAAGCACTACGTCAACCTGGGCATCGCCGCGGCCACTCCGCGGGGCCTGATCGTGCCTAACATCAAGGACGCGCACGACAAGACCCTGCCGCAGCTGGCGTCGGCGCTGGGCGAGCTGGTGGCCACGGCCCGGGAGGGCAAGACCACCCCGGCGGCGATGCAGGGCGGCACGGTGACCATCACCAACGTCGGCGTCTTCGGCGTCGACACCGGTACGCCGATCCTCAACCCCGGTGAGTCCGCGATCCTCGCGGTCGGTGCGATCAAGCTCCAGCCCTGGGTACACAAGGGCAAGGTGAAGCCCCGTCAGGTCACCACTCTGGCGCTCTCCTTCGATCACCGCCTGGTCGACGGCGAGCTCGGCTCCAAGGTTCTCGCCGATGTCGCGGCGATCCTGGAGCAGCCGAAGAGGCTGATCACCTGGGCCTGA
- a CDS encoding alpha-ketoacid dehydrogenase subunit beta, whose translation MAVQKLPLAKALNESLRKALETDPKVLIMGEDVGKLGGVFRITDGLQKDFGEDRVIDTPLAESGIVGTAIGLALRGYRPVVEIQFDGFVFPAYDQIVTQLAKMHARALGKIKLPVVIRIPYGGGIGAVEHHSESPEALFAHVSGLKVVSPSNSSDAYWMLQQAIQSDDPVIFFEPKRRYWDKSEVDTEAIPGQLHAARVAQPGSDITLAAYGPMVKVCLEAAAAAAEEGKSVEVIDLRSMSPIDFDTIQTSVEKTRRLVVVHEAPVFYGSGAEVAARITERCFYHLEAPVLRVGGFHAPYPPARLEEEYLPGLDRVLDAVDRSLAY comes from the coding sequence ATGGCCGTACAGAAGCTTCCTCTCGCGAAGGCGCTCAACGAGTCGCTCCGCAAGGCCCTCGAGACCGACCCCAAGGTCCTGATCATGGGTGAGGACGTCGGCAAGCTCGGCGGCGTCTTCCGTATCACCGACGGCCTTCAGAAGGACTTCGGCGAGGACCGGGTCATCGACACCCCGCTCGCCGAGTCGGGCATCGTCGGCACGGCCATCGGTCTGGCCCTGCGCGGCTACCGCCCCGTGGTGGAGATCCAGTTCGACGGCTTCGTCTTCCCGGCGTACGACCAGATCGTCACGCAGCTCGCGAAGATGCACGCCCGCGCGCTCGGCAAGATCAAGCTGCCGGTCGTCATCCGCATCCCCTACGGCGGCGGCATCGGCGCGGTCGAGCACCACTCCGAGTCCCCGGAGGCGCTCTTCGCGCACGTGTCCGGCCTCAAGGTGGTCTCCCCGTCGAACTCCTCCGACGCCTACTGGATGCTCCAGCAGGCGATCCAGAGCGACGACCCGGTGATCTTCTTCGAGCCGAAGCGCCGCTACTGGGACAAGAGCGAGGTGGACACCGAGGCCATCCCCGGACAGCTGCACGCGGCGCGCGTCGCACAGCCCGGGTCCGACATCACGCTGGCCGCCTACGGCCCGATGGTGAAGGTCTGCCTCGAGGCGGCCGCGGCCGCCGCCGAGGAGGGCAAGTCGGTGGAGGTCATCGACCTGCGCTCGATGTCCCCGATCGACTTCGACACCATCCAGACGTCCGTCGAGAAGACCCGCCGGCTGGTCGTGGTCCACGAGGCTCCCGTCTTCTACGGCTCCGGCGCCGAGGTCGCGGCCCGCATCACCGAGCGGTGCTTCTACCACCTCGAGGCCCCTGTGCTGAGGGTCGGCGGCTTCCACGCCCCGTATCCTCCGGCGCGGCTCGAGGAGGAGTACCTTCCGGGTCTGGACCGTGTGCTGGACGCCGTCGACCGCTCGCTCGCGTACTGA